The proteins below come from a single Micromonospora citrea genomic window:
- a CDS encoding lysophospholipid acyltransferase family protein: protein MPVLRRAGRLLAVLGMLGAGALLAPLLPVLPAGERAAAVRGWARGTLRALGVRLAVRGRAPRRAALLAANHASWLDVLALLAVAPARMVAKREVRSWPLVGLLAAAAGTVLVDRSRPRDLPATVARVAAALRAGRPVAVFPEGTTWCGAADAPGCRPRRGFRPALFQAAVDAGAPVVPVRIGYRCAATGAATTAAAFVGDDDLLRSLTRVLAARGLEVRVAVSAALYPARDADRRLLARAAESAVHLVPPPARPAETRRPARPRRPGRVRGLGLAA, encoded by the coding sequence GTGCCGGTGCTCCGCCGGGCGGGCCGGCTGCTGGCCGTGCTCGGGATGCTGGGGGCGGGCGCCCTGCTCGCCCCGCTGCTGCCGGTGCTGCCGGCGGGGGAGCGGGCGGCGGCCGTGCGCGGCTGGGCCCGCGGCACGCTGCGCGCCCTCGGCGTACGGCTGGCGGTGCGCGGCCGGGCACCCCGACGGGCGGCGCTGCTGGCCGCCAACCACGCCTCCTGGCTGGACGTGCTGGCGCTGCTGGCGGTCGCGCCGGCCCGGATGGTGGCCAAGCGGGAGGTGCGGTCCTGGCCGCTGGTCGGGCTGCTCGCGGCGGCCGCCGGCACCGTCCTGGTCGACCGGTCCCGCCCGCGCGACCTGCCGGCGACGGTCGCCCGCGTCGCCGCCGCGCTGCGTGCCGGCCGCCCGGTGGCGGTCTTCCCGGAGGGTACGACGTGGTGCGGCGCCGCCGACGCGCCCGGCTGCCGGCCCCGCCGAGGGTTCCGGCCGGCGCTGTTCCAGGCCGCCGTCGACGCCGGGGCGCCCGTGGTGCCGGTGCGGATCGGCTACCGGTGCGCCGCGACGGGCGCGGCGACCACGGCAGCCGCCTTCGTCGGCGACGACGACCTGCTCCGCTCGCTGACCCGGGTGCTCGCCGCCCGGGGGCTGGAGGTGCGGGTGGCCGTCTCCGCCGCGCTGTACCCGGCCCGGGACGCCGACCGGCGGCTGCTCGCCCGGGCCGCCGAGTCGGCCGTGCACCTCGTGCCGCCGCCCGCCCGCCCGGCGGAGACCCGGCGGCCGGCCCGGCCACGCCGCCCCGGCCGCGTCCGGGGGCTGGGTCTGGCCGCCTGA
- a CDS encoding DUF4097 family beta strand repeat-containing protein — MTAWTVAAPRRLTLDEPVTRLDVRLLGGSLNVVASDGPARVDVTRVGRRPVLVEHRDGRLSVRQERHRRWSEFAWWLGPLSRLLRVDVSVAVPADVLAELELVDGSLVASGLRGRTRVEVRAGRITLMGLRGDTSAKITSGPVEALGVAGDLDMETVSGEVTLADSAAGQVRARTVSGAITCDLDNPRRSDIRLSTISGSITVRVREDSDLAVRLHTAAGRITSGFAQVRGSAAPGAVVDSEGVLGAGEGRLWASATSGSIALLARPAGTDEEELP; from the coding sequence GTGACCGCCTGGACCGTGGCCGCCCCGCGGCGGCTCACCCTGGACGAGCCGGTCACCCGGCTCGACGTCCGACTGCTCGGCGGCAGCCTCAACGTCGTGGCCAGCGACGGCCCGGCCCGGGTCGACGTCACCCGGGTCGGACGCCGGCCGGTACTGGTGGAGCACCGCGACGGCCGGCTCTCCGTGCGCCAGGAGCGGCACCGACGGTGGTCGGAGTTCGCCTGGTGGCTGGGACCGCTGTCCCGGCTGCTCCGGGTCGACGTCTCCGTCGCGGTCCCCGCCGACGTGCTGGCCGAACTGGAGCTGGTGGACGGCTCGCTGGTCGCGTCGGGCCTGCGTGGCCGCACCAGGGTCGAGGTGAGGGCGGGCCGGATCACGCTGATGGGGCTGCGCGGCGACACCTCGGCGAAGATCACGTCGGGCCCGGTCGAGGCGCTCGGCGTGGCGGGCGACCTCGACATGGAGACGGTCTCGGGCGAGGTGACCCTCGCCGACAGCGCGGCCGGGCAGGTGCGCGCCCGGACCGTCTCCGGCGCCATCACCTGCGACCTGGACAACCCCCGACGCAGCGACATCCGGCTCAGCACGATCTCCGGCAGCATCACCGTCCGGGTCCGCGAGGACAGCGACCTCGCCGTCCGCCTGCACACCGCCGCGGGCCGGATCACCAGCGGCTTCGCCCAGGTGCGCGGCAGTGCCGCGCCCGGGGCCGTGGTCGACAGCGAGGGAGTGCTCGGCGCGGGCGAGGGTAGGCTCTGGGCGTCCGCCACGTCGGGCAGCATCGCGCTGCTCGCGCGCCCCGCGGGCACCGACGAGGAGGAGCTGCCGTGA
- a CDS encoding PadR family transcriptional regulator: MTAVFSHGRLRLYLLKLLDDGPKHGYELIRLLEERFLGLYAPSAGTIYPRLQRLEADGLVAHTAVGGRKVYEITDAGRAELRHRAGELTALESDIAASVEDLSALAGEIRAEVRGSVRDLKRELREAARQSRQARSTPSAPAPTHPPAPQTAPLAEFDQRLAAFTVEMGALVRSRRLTDSQVRTAIRLLDGALDGLRRLLR, encoded by the coding sequence GTGACCGCCGTGTTCAGTCACGGGCGGCTCCGGCTCTACCTGCTCAAACTCCTCGACGACGGCCCGAAGCACGGCTACGAGCTGATCCGTCTGCTGGAGGAGCGCTTCCTCGGCCTCTACGCGCCCAGCGCCGGCACCATCTACCCCCGCCTGCAACGCCTGGAGGCCGACGGGCTCGTCGCCCACACCGCCGTCGGCGGCCGCAAGGTATACGAGATCACCGACGCCGGCCGGGCCGAGCTGCGCCACCGGGCCGGCGAGCTGACCGCCCTGGAGTCGGACATCGCGGCCTCGGTCGAGGACCTGTCCGCCCTGGCCGGGGAGATCCGGGCCGAGGTACGCGGCTCCGTCCGCGACCTGAAACGGGAGCTGCGGGAGGCGGCCCGACAGTCCCGCCAGGCCCGGTCGACGCCCTCGGCGCCCGCCCCGACCCACCCGCCCGCGCCGCAGACGGCCCCGCTCGCCGAGTTCGACCAGCGGCTGGCCGCCTTCACCGTCGAGATGGGCGCCCTGGTACGGTCCCGCCGGCTCACCGACTCCCAGGTGCGTACGGCGATCCGGCTGCTCGACGGCGCGCTGGACGGCCTGCGCCGGCTGCTGCGCTGA
- a CDS encoding response regulator transcription factor: MAATQTEARLLVVEDDPNILELLSASLRFAGFDVATATSGSAALHAAKDHRPDLVVLDVMLPDLDGFEVIRMLREGGTRTPVVFLTARDATDDKIRGLTLGGDDYVTKPFSLEELTARIRAVLRRTSTGEQAPSRLTFADLELDEETHEVHRAGQRVQLSPTEFKLLRYLMLNANRVLSKAQILDHVWNYDFRGDDNIVESYISYLRRKVDNTQPRLIHTLRGVGYVLRKPAA; the protein is encoded by the coding sequence ATGGCCGCTACCCAGACCGAGGCGCGACTGCTCGTCGTCGAGGACGATCCCAACATCCTCGAACTGCTCTCCGCGAGCCTGCGCTTCGCGGGCTTCGACGTGGCCACCGCGACCAGCGGCAGCGCCGCCCTGCACGCCGCCAAGGACCACCGGCCCGACCTCGTCGTGCTGGACGTGATGCTGCCCGACCTGGACGGCTTCGAGGTCATCCGGATGCTGCGCGAGGGCGGCACCCGCACCCCGGTGGTCTTCCTCACCGCCCGCGACGCCACCGACGACAAGATCCGCGGGCTGACCCTGGGCGGCGACGACTACGTCACCAAGCCGTTCAGCCTGGAGGAGCTCACCGCCCGGATCCGGGCGGTGCTGCGCCGCACCAGCACCGGCGAGCAGGCGCCCTCCCGGCTCACCTTCGCCGACCTGGAGCTGGACGAGGAGACCCACGAGGTGCACCGGGCCGGCCAGCGGGTGCAGCTGTCGCCGACCGAGTTCAAGCTGCTGCGCTACCTGATGCTGAACGCCAACCGGGTGCTGTCCAAGGCGCAGATCCTCGACCACGTGTGGAACTACGACTTCCGCGGCGACGACAACATCGTCGAGTCGTACATCTCCTACCTGCGCCGGAAGGTGGACAACACCCAACCCCGGCTGATCCACACCCTCCGGGGCGTGGGCTACGTGCTGCGCAAGCCGGCGGCGTGA